In Xiphias gladius isolate SHS-SW01 ecotype Sanya breed wild chromosome 5, ASM1685928v1, whole genome shotgun sequence, the following are encoded in one genomic region:
- the ythdf3 gene encoding YTH domain-containing family protein 3, which produces MSATTVDQRPKGQGNKVQNGSMHQKDGVTDDDFEPYLSGQTNQSNSYPPMSDPYMPSYYAPSIGFPYSLGEAAWSTAGDPPMPYLTTYGQMSNGEPHFIPDGVFSQPGALGNTPPFLGQHGFNFFPGNADFSTWGTSVSQGQSTQSSVYSNSYGYAPSSLGRAITDGQAGFGSDTQLSKVPVLNSIEQGMTGLKLGTDMVAAVTKTVGSPLGGTAGMSSMAANNLPPSVSSSAPKPASWAAIAKKPAKPQPKVKPKANMGLGGVATIPPPPIKHNMNIGTWDDKGSLNKPPLAQTMMPPQPLVQQPLLAQPQPLLQNPLPPQPQHQPQHQHQHFQLQSLQSPQHPQPLPPGPPHLHLPSQPGPPQPLHQQQPQQPGPPPNRWVAPRNRGEGFGLGGGVPLSASPCSGEVHPMLEKLRALNNYNPKDFDWNLKNGRVFIIKSYSEDDIHRSIKYSIWCSTEHGNKRLDGAYRSLGNKGPLYLLFSVNGSGHFCGVAEMRSPVDYNAYAGVWSQDKWKGKFEVKWVFIKDVPNNQLRHIRLENNDNKPVTNSRDTQEVPLEKAKQVLKIIATYKHTTSIFDDFAHYEKRQEEEEALRKERNRNKQ; this is translated from the exons ATGTCTGCGACCACAGTCGATCAG AGACCTAAAGGACAAGGAAATAAAG TACAAAACGGATCAATGCATCAAAAGGATGGTGTGACTGATGATGATTTTGAGCCTTACTTAAGCGGCCAGACAAATCAG AGTAACAGCTATCCACCAATGTCTGACCCCTACATGCCCAGCTACTATGCTCCATCGATTGGTTTCCCTTACTCTCTGGGAGAGGCTGCTTGGTCCACAGCAGGAGACCCTCCTATGCCCTACTTAACTACCTATGGACAGATGAGCAATGGGGAGCCACACTTCATCCCTGATGGTGTGTTCAGCCAGCCAGGTGCCCTGGGGAACACCCCTCCCTTCCTTGGCCAGCATGGCTTCAACTTTTTCCCTGGTAATGCAGACTTTTCCACCTGGGGTACCAGTGTCTCTCAGGGACAGTCCACACAGAGCTCAGTCTACAGCAACAGCTATGGGTATGCCCCTAGCTCACTTGGTCGAGCCATCACAGATGGACAAGCAGGTTTTGGAAGCGACACCCAGCTCAGTAAGGTGCCGGTACTGAACAGCATTGAGCAGGGTATGACAGGGTTAAAACTGGGTACAGACATGGTGGCAGCTGTCACCAAAACCGTGGGCTCACCCTTAGGAGGCACAGCAGGTATGAGCAGTATGGCAGCCAATAACCTCCCTCCGTCTGTTAGCTCATCAGCACCTAAACCTGCCTCCTGGGCAGCCATTGCCAAGAAGCCAGCCAAGCCGCAGCCTAAGGTCAAACCCAAAGCCAACATGGGGTTGGGAGGAGTCGCCACCATTCCCCCACCCCCCATAAAGCACAATATGAACATTGGTACCTGGGACGATAAGGGCTCTCTGAATAAGCCTCCATTAGCTCAGACTATGATGCCCCCACAGCCTCTTGTGCAGCAGCCTCTCCTAGCTCAGCCCCAGCCCTTACTGCAGAACCCTTTGCCCCCTCAGCCTCAACACCAGCCCCAGCACCAACACCAACACTTCCAGCTCCAGTCTCTCCAGTCCCCCCAACACCCCCAGCCTCTACCCCCTGGCCCTCCACACCTGCACCTCCCCTCCCAGCCTGGCCCCCCACAGCCCCTTCATCAGCAACAACCCCAGCAGCCTGGCCCACCTCCCAACCGTTGGGTGGCTCCCAGGAACCGGGGTGAGGGCTTTGGTCTGGGTGGGGGAGTCCCACTCAGTGCCTCCCCTTGCTCTGGAGAAGTGCATCCCATGCTGGAGAAACTTCGTGCCCTCAACAACTACAACCCCAAAGACTTTGACTGGAACTTGAAAAACGGACGTGTATTCATTATAAAAAGCTATTCGGAAGATGACATCCACCGCTCAATCAAGTACTCAATCTGGTGCAGTACAGAACATGGCAACAAGCGCCTGGATGGTGCCTACCGCTCACTGGGCAACAAGGGGCCCCTGTACCTGTTGTTCAGTGTCAACGGCAGTGGGCACTTCTGCGGCGTGGCAGAGATGCGCTCACCGGTGGACTACAATGCCTATGCAGGCGTCTGGTCTCAGGACAAGTGGAAGGGCAAGTTTGAGGTGAAGTGGGTTTTCATCAAAGACGTGCCCAACAACCAGCTACGACACATCCGGCTGGAGAACAATGACAACAAGCCAGTGACCAACTCCAGGGACACTCAGGAAGTGCCTCTGGAGAAGGCCAAACAAGTGCTTAAAATTATCGCCACTTACAAGCATACCACCTCAATCTTTGATGACTTTGCACATTATGAGAAACgtcaggaagaggaggaggctcTGAGGAAG GAGCGTAATAGAAATAAACAGTAA